In Oncorhynchus kisutch isolate 150728-3 linkage group LG5, Okis_V2, whole genome shotgun sequence, a genomic segment contains:
- the lrig2 gene encoding leucine-rich repeats and immunoglobulin-like domains protein 2, with amino-acid sequence MAEAWPRPPALFLLLSLSACWEVDSCPAPCSCMRGSDEIQILDCNRKRLSSAPLDPPHGITHLTMNHNDLTTVPYLGEVTSNITTLLLVHNLISELWMHQLQLYISLETLDLSSNSISEIKAGAFPPMQLKYLNLSNNKISVLEPGCFDNISSSLLVLKLNRNRITLLPCKVFRLPQLQFLELKRNKIKIVDSLTFKGMDLLKSLKMQRNGITKLMDGAFFGLNNMEELELEHNNLTEVNKGWLYGLHMLRVLRFSQNAIGIIRPDAWEFCQKLEELDLSFNHLTRLEETAFSGLGLLENLNLGDNSVSHLGEGVFSSLANLRSLDIRDNEISWAIEDSIGVFVGMKKLNTLILQQNKIKSITKKAFEGLEALEHLDLSKNGIMSIHPDSLSHMKLKVFVLNTSSLLCDCQLQWLGPWLTDNHFLQSVSVMCAHPASLLGRNVVSVSLEELVCDDFPKPRITEHPETATALRGTNVTLSCLASSSSDSPMTTAWRKDGEVLYDAEVQNYARYQEGELVYTTVLHLLNVNFTDEGRYQCVVSNHFGANYSNRAKLTVNELPSFLKTPMDLTIRTGTMARLECAAEGHPSPQIAWQKDGGTDFPAARERRMHVMPDDDIFFIANVKTEDMGVYSCTAQNVAGSLSANATLTVLETPSLMRPMEDRTVARGETAVLQCIAGGSPAPRLNWTKDDGPLVLTERHFFAAANQLLIIVDTGPADTGKYTCIMSNTLGTERGHIYLSVSPSPNCDMAGSYDQDGWTTVGIVVIVVVCCVVGTSLVWVIVIYHMRRKSEDYSITNTDELNLPADIPSYLSSQRTLSEPQEGYSNSEAGSHQQLMPPLSNGYVHKGTDGVCYGDTGSEVDTEANGMLHCRVGSLFTGRSSFHPGEPREGLAGVPTGGAGPLVICSDCYDNANIYSRTREYCPYAYLAEDDSLDKSLSGIMAHFPKESYREQHTQHEDTALESLINNQDSSVFLASHDLTKRLSTALSPPEQHYSTDVPSRLFWGKGEDLSTVPQPGLSQQPVNVHKTPHVSSVGMGGEERSGKEDASLSQSTQDHISASYRTKPQEHTHSPT; translated from the exons ATGGCGGAAGCCTGGCCCAGACCCCCGGCCCTCTTTTTGTTGTTGAGTTTGAGTGCCTGCTGGGAAGTGGATTCCTGCCCTGCTCCGTGTTCTTGTATGAGGGGATCAGACGAAATCCAAATCCTGGATTGCAATAGGAAAAGGTTGTCCTCGGCCCCTCTGGATCCACCTCACGGGATTACTCATCT caccatgaaTCACAATGAtctgacaactgtgccatacctTGGAGAAGTTACCTCAAACATCACAACACTCTTATT GGTCCACAACCTGATCTCAGAACTGTGGATGCATCAGCTGCAGCTGTACATCTCCCTGGAGACACTTGATCTGTCATCTAACTCTATCTCAGAGATCAAGGCTGGAGCCTTCCCACCAATGCAGCTGAAATACTT GAATTTAAGCAATAACAAGATCAGTGTCCTTGAACCTGGCTGCTTTGACAACATCTCTAGTTCCCTACTGGTCCTGAAGCTGAACAGGAACAGAATAACACTGCTGCCATGCAAAGTATTCAGGCTTCCCCAGCTGCAGTTTCT GGAATTAAAGCGCAACAAGATCAAGATAGTGGACAGTCTGACCTTCAAAGGGATGGACTTACTGAAATCACTGAAGATGCAGCGGAATGGCATAACTAAGCTGATGGATGGTGCTTTCTTTGGGCTCAACAACATGGAGGAGCT AGAGCTGGAGCACAACAATTTGACGGAGGTCAACAAAGGCTGGCTGTATGGCCTGCACATGCTGCGTGTGCTGCGGTTCAGCCAGAACGCCATCGGCATCATCCGACCAGACGCCTGGGAGTTCTGCCAAAAGCTGGAGGAATT AGATCTGTCCTTCAACCACCTGACCCGGCTGGAGGAGACAGCGTTCAGTGGACTGGGTCTTCTGGAGAACCTAAATCTGGGAGATAACTCAGTCAGCCACCTGGGAGAGGGAGTCTTCAGCAGCCTGGCCAATCTGCGCTCACT AGACATACGGGATAATGAGATCTCTTGGGCCATTGAGGACTCCATTGGTGTGTTTGTTGGAATGAAGAAGCTGAACACCTT GATTCTCCAGCAGAACAAGATCAAATCTATCACAAAGAAGGCCTTTGAGGGTCTGGAGGCGCTTGAGCACCT AGACCTGAGCAAGAATGGGATCATGTCCATCCACCCTGATTCTTTGTCTCACATGAAGCTGAAAGTGTT TGTCCTGAACACTAGCAGCCTGCTTTGTGACTGCCAGCTGCAGTGGCTGGGCCCGTGGTTGACTGACAACCACTTCCTGCAGTCTGTCTCAGTCATGTGTGCCCACCCTGCCAGCCTGCTGGGCCGCAACGTTGTGTCTGTCAGCCTGGAGGAGCTCGTCTGTG ATGACTTTCCGAAACCCCGGATCACAGAGCACCCTGAGACTGCCACCGCCCTGCGTGGGACCAATGTGACTCTGAGCTGCCTGGCGTCCAGCAGCAGTGACTCCCCCATGACCACGGCCTGGAGGAAGGACGGGGAGGTGCTGTACGATGCAGAGGTGCAGAACTACGCCCGCTACCAGGAGGGAGAGTTGGTCTACACCACCGTGCTGCACCTGCTCAACGTCAACTTCACAGACGAGGGACGCTACCAGTGTGTAGTTTCCAACCATTTTGGTGCAAACTACTCCAACCGGGCCAAGCTCACAGTCAATG AGCTACCATCCTTCCTGAAGACTCCCATGGATCTGACCATCCGTACAGGCACCATGGCTAGACTGGAATGTGCCGCCGAGGGTCACCCCTCACCCCAGATTGCCTGGCAGAAAGACGGGGGCACAGACTTCCCTGCTGCCCGGGAGAGAAGGATGCACGTCATGCCTGACGATGACATCTTCTTCATTGCCAATGTAAAGACGGAGGACATGGGTGTGTACAGCTGCACAGCCCAGAATGTTGCAGGAAGCCTGTCAGCCAACGCTACACTCACTGTGCTAG AAACGCCGTCCTTAATGCGTCCCatggaggacaggacagtagctcGTGGGGAGACGGCGGTGCTCCAGTGTATCGCAGGGGGCAGCCCTGCGCCCCGTCTCAACTGGACCAAGGACGATGGGCCCCTGGTCCTTACCGAGCGCCACTTCTTTGCTGCTGCCAACCAGTTGCTCATCATTGTGGACACGGGGCCGGCGGACACCGGGAAGTACACATGTATCATGTCCAACACGCTGGGCACGGAGCGCGGCCACATCTACCTCAGCGTGTCGCCATCGCCCAACTGTGACATGGCTGGCAGCTACGACCAAGACGGCTGGACCACGGTGGGCATCGTGGTGATCGTAGTGGTCTGCTGCGTGGTGGGCACCTCGCTGGTCTGGGTCATCGTCATCTACCACATGCGTCGGAAGAGTGAGGACTACAGCATCACCAACACAGATGAGCTGAACCTGCCGGCAGACATCCCCAGCTACCTGTCCTCTCAGCGCACACTGTCAGAGCCTCAAGAGGGATACAGCAACTCTGAAGCAGGGAGCCACCAACAGCTCATGCCACCACTGTCCAACGGCTACGTCCACAAGGGCACTGACG GTGTGTGTTATGGTGACACAGGCAGCGAGGTGGACACTGAGGCCAACGGGATGCTACACTGTCGCGTGGGCTCTCTGTTCACGGGACGGAGCAGCTTCCATCCTGGGGAGCCTCGCGAGGGACTGGCTGGGGTGCCTACAG GTGGTGCAGGGCCGCTGGTCATCTGCTCGGACTGCTACGACAACGCTAACATCTACTCTCGAACCCGGGAGTACTGCCCTTATGCCTACCTGGCTGAGGATGACTCCCTTGACAAGAGTCTGTCAGGCATCATGGCCCACTTTCCCAAGGAGTCCTACAGGGAGCAGCACACCCAGCATGAGGACACAGCCCTGGAGAGCCTCATCAACAACCAGGACTCCTCGGTCTTCCTCGCCAGCCACGACCTCACCAAGAGGCTGAGCACAGCCCTCAGCCCCCCAGAACAACACTACAGCACCG ATGTTCCCTCCAGGTTGTTTTGGGGCAAAGGAGAGGACCTGTCTACAGTGCCCCAACCAGGTCTGTCTCAGCAGCCAGTGAATGTGCACAAGACTCCCCACGTGTCCTCAGTTGGcatgggtggagaggagaggagtggaaaggaGGATGCCTCCCTTTCTCAGAGCACACAGGACCACATAAGTGCCTCTTATAGGACTAAGCCTCAAGAgcacacccactcacccacatAA